One Paenibacillus sp. SYP-B4298 genomic window, TTCTTGGAAGAGGAGCTGAAGCCGCTGATTGAGCGCAATTGGCGCATTGACCGCACTCGCCAGTCGCTGCTGGGTCACTCGCTGGGCGGGCTGTTCGTAGCGCATCTTCTGTTCACGCGCCCGGGGAGCTTCCGCTACTATATTGCCGGAAGTCCCTCCTTGCATTGGAACAAGGAGAGGATGCTGGATGAGGAGAGGAGCTTTGTCAGCAGGCTGGCGAAAGGGAAGATCGCACAGCAGCTGGAGGTGCTGATCACGATGGGGGAACTGGAGGCGAGTCATCCATCTGGCAATTATGAGCTGGCGCGGAAGCTGGCTGAACGATTGATCCTATTAGAGCAGCATGGGGGGCGCGTTCACTTTCTTGCCTTCGAAGAGGAAGGGCACGTATCGGTGCTGCCGTCATTCATAAGCCGCGCGTTGCGCTTTGCGTGTGCGCCAGAATAACAACAGCCAGGCTTCCCGTAACCGGAGCCTGGCTGCTGTTATTCTGGCGGGTGAACGGCGAGGTCTTTGCTTATCGTGGCATGATGCCATGCCCTTGCATCAACTGAAGCTGCTGGGACTCACCATAATCAGCTTCCATAAAAATTCCATGGGAAATTTATGCCTAGAATATCGTGGAGGCTCTTGACAGCCAAAAATGGGATAGGTAATATAAAAATAGTCATTAGCACTCGGTTGGTTGGAGTGCTAACATTTAGAAGGCGATCAGGCCTTTGCAGAAGATTTCATATTTGAAGGGAGATCCATTCATGGCGAAGAAGCAGTTCCAGGCTGAATCCAAACGGCTGTTAGAGATGATGATCAACTCCATTTATACTCAGCGTGAAATTTTCCTCAGAGAGCTTATATCTAACTCCAGCGATGCCATCGACAAAATTTATTATCGAGCGTTGAGCGATGACCAGCTCGTATTTAATAAGGAAGATTACTATATTAAGGTTACCGCAGACAAGGAGAGCCGCACGCTCACCATCTCCGATACCGGGATTGGAATGACACAGGAGGAGCTGGAGAACAATCTGGGCGTCATCGCCAAGAGCGGCTCGCTTGCGTTCAAGAAGGAGAATGAGCTGAAGGACGGCCACAATATTATCGGGCAATTCGGTGTTGGCTTCTATTCAGCGTTCATGGTGGCCGATGTGGTAACCGTCATCAGCAAGCCGCTGGGCAGCGATGAGGCGTTCAAGTGGGAATCCGAAGGCGCAGACGGCTACACGATCGAGAAGGCGGAGAAGGCAACTGTCGGCACGGACATCATAATGAAGATCAAGGATAACACAGAGGATGACAATTATGATGAATTTCTTGAAGAATACCGCTTGAGAGCGATCATCAAGAAGTATTCCGATTTCATCCGTTATCCGATCAAGATGGATGTGAAGGGGCAGCGTCCGAAGGAGGATGCGGAGGGCGAGTTCGAGGAGTACCAGGAGGAGCAGACCATCAACAGCATGGTGCCGATCTGGCGCAAGAACAAGAGCGAGCTGACGGATGAGGACTACCATAACTTCTATATGGAGAAGCGCTACGGCTTTGACAAGCCGCTCAAGCATGTCCATATTAGCGCGGACGGCGCGGTGGTGTACAATGCGATTCTGTTCATTCCTGAGCATACACCGTTCGATTATTATTCCAAGGAGTATGAGAAGGGACTGGAGCTGTACTCCAACGGCGTGCTGATCATGGACAAATGCGCGGACCTGCTGCCGGACTATTTCAGCTTCGTCAAAGGGATGGTCGACTCCGAGGATCTGTCGCTTAACATCTCGCGCGAGATGCTGCAGCATGACCGCCAGTTGAAGCTGATCGCCAAGAACATCAAGAGCAAGATCAAGAGCCAACTGCAGAGCATGCTCAAGGATGAGCGCGAGCAATATGAGAAGTTCTATGGCTCGTTCGGACGCCAGTTGAAATACGGTGTATACAGTGACTACGGCGCGAACAAGGATGTGCTGCAGGATCTGCTGCTGTTCCACTCCTCCAAGGAGAAGAAGCTGGTCAGCCTGGATGAGTACGTCTCTCGCATGCCAGAGGATCAGAAGTATATCTATTACGCAGCCGGCGATTCGATCGAGCGGATCGAGAAGCTGCCGCAGACGGAGGGTGTGCTGGACAAGGGGTACGAGATTCTGTACTTCACCGATGACATCGACGAGTTCGCGATCAAGATGATCATGTCCTACAAGGAGAAGGAATTCCGCTCCGTATCCAGCGGCGATCTGGGCATTGAGGCTGACGAGAAGGACAAGGATAACAAGGTGCAGGATGCGGACAAGGAGCTGTTCGCAGCGATGAAGGAGCTGCTGTCCGGCAAGGTGAAGGACGTCAAAGCCTCCAAGCGTCTCAAGTCGCATCCGGTCTGCCTGTCCACCGAGGGCGAGCTCTCCATCGAGATGGAGAAGGTGCTCAGCGCCATGCCGAACAGCCAGGAGGTTAAAGCGGACAAGGTGCTGGAGATCAACGTGAACCATGAGGTATTCCAGGCGCTCAAGAACGCTCAGGCCTCCGACAAGGAGAAGCTGGCGCTCTACACGAGCCTGCTGTTTAACCAGGCATTGCTGATCGAGGGGCTGCCGTTGCAGGACCCGGTTGAATTCACGAACGATATTTGCAAGATTATGGCGTAAGAGATCATACGTTATACAAGCAAGCCCGGCCGATAATGGCCGGGCTTGCTAGCTGTTCAGCGCCTTGCTTGTCAGACACGGCTTGCTCACTGATGTTCTCCTAGATACCCTCCAATCTCCGCCACGATTTCCTGTCGACCCTGGGGCGTCCAGCTCATCAGCAGCCAATTGGTGACCAGTTGAACCTTGCCGTGCTGAGCAGCGGGCATGTCCTGCCAGAACGGGCGCTCCTGCAAGCGGCCGAATACACGCTGAACATCTGCTTGCTCATTGTATTGGCGAACCCAGACATGATCTGCATGCAGTGCGGGAATATCCTGCGGCGCGGCTTGCAATCGCAGATGATCGCGCGGAACAGCCGGATCGGCCTGCAGGCTTAGCTCGTGATATAGCAACTCGTTCAGCGGGTGCCTGACCGTACCTTGCAGCATAATATGATCAGGCATCACCTGCAGCATGGCGATCTGTTGTCCGGCTGCGATGCGGCGGAAGCGGGTGGCGGCTTCGGCAACACCATGCTCGGATTGCTCCAGGCTGTCCTGCGCTTCGCGCTCTCTGCCGACTAGCTCCGACAATTGCCGGTGCACCCATCGCCAATCCAGGCTGTGCTTAATTGTAACCGTAGGGGCGATCTTCTTGAACGTATCATAGAACGGCTCATGAGAGAAGTCGGCGATGATCAGGTCAGGCTTGACCGCCCGCAATTCCTCCAGATGCAGCATGACGCGGCGCTCATATTCATGTTCATCCATGCCCGGATGGCGGTAGCAGTCTACTGTCAGGATGGGGGTGACGCCCATGGCCTGCAAGTTGTCGCGCCAATGGAAGCGAGTAGCGAGGGCGATACGAAGGAATTCCCTCTTAATATAGAGACTAGGCGGAATCCCGGTCACCTTCTTGAATACACGGCTAAAATGGAATTCATTCCGGTAGCTGACTGCCGCTGCCGCCTCCTTGAGGCTTGCTCCTTGCGCCAGATGCTGCTTGGCATGTTGAATACGAATGTGCTGCAAATAATCTGTTGGCGTTACGCCGAGGCTTTTTTTGAAGCTGCGGCAATAGGCGCCAGGCGTCAGCATGGCGATGCGGGCGAGCGCTTCCCGCATAATTCTCGTGGCATAATGTTTCTCCATATAGTCGATGGTTTGTTGAATACCGTCCATTGGCGCAGCAGGTTCTCTTTCCGTGCTGGCTTGAAGCTCCTTAATAGCTTGCAATAGCAGGATGTCACGATCGCACTGGCGGTTGCTCGCCGACGTGTAGGCAGCCTGCATGTCCCCCAAAAGCTGGCGCCACTGCTTTCCCCCGTTTACGACAATGGCGTTATGCTCGGGCAG contains:
- a CDS encoding alpha/beta hydrolase, which codes for MASRGTESLGGSQSTQTNVVLPNTMQWTMVSKRGRSYRIMAAIPTQECLPPGYPILYVLDGNSVFGTAVEALRLQCRLPEKTGVVPSVIIGIGYEVDEPFSSERFYDLTPEPTREFLYRFAEGAVPEQGGADEFADFLEEELKPLIERNWRIDRTRQSLLGHSLGGLFVAHLLFTRPGSFRYYIAGSPSLHWNKERMLDEERSFVSRLAKGKIAQQLEVLITMGELEASHPSGNYELARKLAERLILLEQHGGRVHFLAFEEEGHVSVLPSFISRALRFACAPE
- the htpG gene encoding molecular chaperone HtpG, which produces MAKKQFQAESKRLLEMMINSIYTQREIFLRELISNSSDAIDKIYYRALSDDQLVFNKEDYYIKVTADKESRTLTISDTGIGMTQEELENNLGVIAKSGSLAFKKENELKDGHNIIGQFGVGFYSAFMVADVVTVISKPLGSDEAFKWESEGADGYTIEKAEKATVGTDIIMKIKDNTEDDNYDEFLEEYRLRAIIKKYSDFIRYPIKMDVKGQRPKEDAEGEFEEYQEEQTINSMVPIWRKNKSELTDEDYHNFYMEKRYGFDKPLKHVHISADGAVVYNAILFIPEHTPFDYYSKEYEKGLELYSNGVLIMDKCADLLPDYFSFVKGMVDSEDLSLNISREMLQHDRQLKLIAKNIKSKIKSQLQSMLKDEREQYEKFYGSFGRQLKYGVYSDYGANKDVLQDLLLFHSSKEKKLVSLDEYVSRMPEDQKYIYYAAGDSIERIEKLPQTEGVLDKGYEILYFTDDIDEFAIKMIMSYKEKEFRSVSSGDLGIEADEKDKDNKVQDADKELFAAMKELLSGKVKDVKASKRLKSHPVCLSTEGELSIEMEKVLSAMPNSQEVKADKVLEINVNHEVFQALKNAQASDKEKLALYTSLLFNQALLIEGLPLQDPVEFTNDICKIMA
- a CDS encoding helix-turn-helix domain-containing protein; protein product: MRRLRTRHPVYTLSSIRLRTWPAHSQLSERQSPVPLLLYVTRGEGWIQVGQHTWSINMDGLVYIPAGVTFRAKIGSSSVEYYQLLIRAAELSYDSSGCHALVCRTLEGLPEHNAIVVNGGKQWRQLLGDMQAAYTSASNRQCDRDILLLQAIKELQASTEREPAAPMDGIQQTIDYMEKHYATRIMREALARIAMLTPGAYCRSFKKSLGVTPTDYLQHIRIQHAKQHLAQGASLKEAAAAVSYRNEFHFSRVFKKVTGIPPSLYIKREFLRIALATRFHWRDNLQAMGVTPILTVDCYRHPGMDEHEYERRVMLHLEELRAVKPDLIIADFSHEPFYDTFKKIAPTVTIKHSLDWRWVHRQLSELVGREREAQDSLEQSEHGVAEAATRFRRIAAGQQIAMLQVMPDHIMLQGTVRHPLNELLYHELSLQADPAVPRDHLRLQAAPQDIPALHADHVWVRQYNEQADVQRVFGRLQERPFWQDMPAAQHGKVQLVTNWLLMSWTPQGRQEIVAEIGGYLGEHQ